In Fusarium falciforme chromosome 9, complete sequence, the sequence CTCACCAAATTGGGCATTGATCTCTTCCAGTGAGAGCTTTGCAGTCTGTAGCGCCGTATCTGTCAGTCTTGGTCTCCCCTCGAAGGAGATTGCTCTAAGTGTTGGTGGAGTGAAACTTACCTCGGGGCATACAAATATCATGACGATGGAAGAAGCGCAGCAAACAGAAACCATGACAAAGTAGTATTTCCAGCCAATGTTCTCCATCGCTAGAGTTGCCGGGCTGGTGTATGCAATAGcgcaggagaagaaggtgacAATCCCGAGGGTGTTACCGTAGCTTCGAAGGTGGGTGGGCCATATTTCAGAAATGTAGATGTAGGCTGCGCAATCTACGGTGCATCCGTACACAAAAATGAAGAAAAAGTAAAAGGCAACGGCCGCATTGGTCCCAGCAGTATTATCGGAGCCAAGGTAGTACTTCTGGAGTACGGCCTCAACTACAAGCATGGCGCTGCAGAGAAAGCCGCCCCCAACTACGCCATATGTGTTAGCCATAACGAGCCTACGAGCGTGGCTTTTGTCCGAGATGACATGTTCGACTTACCCAGAAGCTTGACTCTCCCCACCCGGTCCACAAGAAGCGCGTTGACATAGCATCCGAGTAAGGCACAAACGGTCCAGACGATGGACAGTCCGAGCTGCAAGGTAGGCCCGTAGCCGAGTTTTCCAAATAGAACAGGAGTCAGGTTGGCGATTACTAGAATGCCAGTGGACTGCCCCATTACCCAAGTCAGGATGGAGCAGATGGCACGATGGCGTAGTGCCGGGGTTCGGAAGATGTGCACGTATCCCACAGGCAGGGACTTTTCAGCCTCAATCTCAGCCTTTATCTGAGCCAACTCGGTGGCAGCTGTCTCGTTGTCGACACCATCTTTGTGCTTGTGGAGACTCTGGATAATCTCCCATGCCTCAGGATACCGGCCCACCTCACAGAGCCACCGTGGAGACTCTGGCAGTACCATCAACGAGCCCAAGAGTAAAAGGCCGAAGAAGGTGAGAAGGATGAACTGCAGTCGCCACTGGTACGGTGTATCCACGTAGTTGAATGCTAGAGCCATAATGGATGAAAAGATGTAGGCGTAGACAATCGAGATGGCGTGGTTGCCGACCAGCAGTCCTCGAacatgaggaggagagatcTCGCTCATGTAGACGGGACAGTTGGTGATGACAATTCCGGCCCCGACACCGCAGATGAACCGGCCCACGATGAACATGGCGATGTGGACGCTGCCAGCCTGTAGTGCGCCGGCCAAGATTGTGAGAACTGCTGCAGAACCAGTGGCGATGCGCCGCCCGAATCGGTTCGAGATGGGGGCTTGAATAACGGATCCTATAAGCCCTCCACCCAGAAAGCTGTTTCAGACCGATTTGTTAGCCAATGCAAGTTGTT encodes:
- a CDS encoding MFS domain-containing protein; translated protein: MSTNPKVTAGNIYTILVAGMGSFVFGYANNAIAGSLVQQSFVNKFLSDGNADSVIGGILGVFLGGGLIGSVIQAPISNRFGRRIATGSAAVLTILAGALQAGSVHIAMFIVGRFICGVGAGIVITNCPVYMSEISPPHVRGLLVGNHAISIVYAYIFSSIMALAFNYVDTPYQWRLQFILLTFFGLLLLGSLMVLPESPRWLCEVGRYPEAWEIIQSLHKHKDGVDNETAATELAQIKAEIEAEKSLPVGYVHIFRTPALRHRAICSILTWVMGQSTGILVIANLTPVLFGKLGYGPTLQLGLSIVWTVCALLGCYVNALLVDRVGRVKLLVGGGFLCSAMLVVEAVLQKYYLGSDNTAGTNAAVAFYFFFIFVYGCTVDCAAYIYISEIWPTHLRSYGNTLGIVTFFSCAIAYTSPATLAMENIGWKYYFVMVSVCCASSIVMIFVCPETAKLSLEEINAQFGEPVATLAPAVGVEHEKDLNESGHELRIETVSK